TCCTCTTTTGGTATTGAAAACGATATCTCTGGAACAGCATCTTCTGGTTTTGGTCAACTCAATACAGTTTCTGGAAATTTATCTTTTGCTGCAGGAAGTGAAAATAATATCACTACTGATGGGTCTATTGCCTTTGGAGCATCAAATGCAGTGAGTGGCGTTGCTGCTGCCGCTCTAGGAGCTGATAATGAAGCGCGTGGCGCAGCCTCTATCGCTGCTGGAGAAGGAAATATAGCAAACGCAAGCGGTGAGATCGCGGTAGGTCAATTCAATACCGATTATTCTCCAGCAGGTGACAGTACAGATCGAGTTTTTACGGTAGGTAATGGTTCCTCTGACGCATCCCGTTCAGATGCTTTAATTATTTTGAAAAATGGGGTAATTACAGCTCCTTCATTTTCAAATACTGAACTAGGCAATGCAGATAGCCAAGCTTTAATCACAAAGGGTTATTTTGACCTAAACAATTCAAACGGTCAATTGGTTGAGCAAACGAATGGAAGCAATTTAGGCTATAGAATTGCAGGTAACAATCCCAGTAATTTTTTGGGAATAGGACGTTTTGCCATAAATCTTGGGTTTAGGGTTGCGGTATGGAGAAGTAATATAGATAACCAGTACGGTGCTTCTGGACGGTATGCATTTTCAGTAGGAGGAAATAATTTGGCAAGTGGGGTTTCTTCTGTAACTTTAGGTGCCACCAGCGTAGCAAGTGGAAGTGCGTCTGTAGCATTAGGGGGTGGTTTAGTCGCGAGGGCGTACGGTGAAACTGCGACTGGAAGTTGGAATACTGACTACTCTCCTGTCGCTGGAGCATCAGGTAGAGCTTTAAGTGACCGCGTGTTTGTCGTAGGTAATGGTGTAAATGAGACTGATCGATCAGATGCTCTAATAGTAAGAAGAGATGGATTGATTACAGTTCCAGACTTGTCAATTTCTCTGATTGAGAATGGAGGCAGCAAAGTCTTAACCACCAAAGAATATAACGAGGAAAATTTTATAGGTCGCTTGGAAAGCGGTGACACCGCTAGCAGACCTACTGGTGCCAGCGCTCCTGCCTATGGCACTATGCGTTACAATACGGAGACCGGTCGTCCCGAGGTTTACGTCGAGAATTCTACTAACCTACCCACAGGTTCAAGCTATGTGCCTGGCTGGATCTCTTTATAATTAAATTTTAATCAATTGATAGCCATCTTGAAAAAGATACTTTTTGTTTATCAGCCTTAGATCGTATTCACAGTCACTTTTTAAATGAGGAGCTGCCAATAAATCGATCAACTTGAGATTGATGCATGTCGTCGCTTTCGCGAAAGCGGAAAAGTTCTAACTCAACTTATTTATTAGCAATATGTTCAGCAATGAGAGCTGCATGCGCACGACTGTTTTCGATAAACCATTTATGGGTTTCTAAACCACCGCAAACAACCCCAGCAAGATAAATGCCAGGCACGTTCGTCTCCATAGTCTGAGAATCATACACTGGTTTTTTCATTTTGCCCTCGAGTTTAACACCGAGTGACTTAAGCATTTTGAAATTAGGCCTGTAACCTGTTAATGCTAAGACAAAATCGTTTTCTAGTGTGATCTCCTGCCCCTTTTGATCTATTTTAATTATATCTTGCTCGATTTTAACGATTTGCGCATTAAATAAAGCTTTGATACTCCCCTCCTTGATGCGGTTTTCAACATCTGGTTTGACCCAGTACTTCACCCGGTCACCTATCTCATTGCCTCGCACAATCATTGTTACGTCTCCTCCCTTACGATAAATTTCCAGCGCGGCATCCACGGCACTGTTACTCGCTCCTACCACTGCCACCTTTTGAAATGCATATAAATGCGGATCATCAT
This genomic interval from Nonlabens spongiae contains the following:
- a CDS encoding YpdA family putative bacillithiol disulfide reductase yields the protein MAKNDKLYDLIIVGGGPIGIACALEAEKKALSYLILEKGTVVNSLYNYPTNMQFFSTSEKLELDEIPFISKEAKPSKQEALEYYRRIATSRRLNMKLFEKVEAVENACDVFQVTTTKSNHSARNIILATGFYDLPNLMNVPGEELHKVFHYYDDPHLYAFQKVAVVGASNSAVDAALEIYRKGGDVTMIVRGNEIGDRVKYWVKPDVENRIKEGSIKALFNAQIVKIEQDIIKIDQKGQEITLENDFVLALTGYRPNFKMLKSLGVKLEGKMKKPVYDSQTMETNVPGIYLAGVVCGGLETHKWFIENSRAHAALIAEHIANK